GTAAGCCGCTCCAAAGTGCGATCGCGGACCAAGCGGGTGAGCGTGATGATCCGCGTCGCGTTGCGACCGACGGGCAGCACCCTCTCGGGCGTGCGATTGCGCCTGACGGCAAACCCTCCGGATTGGACATGTGACCGTGCACGCTCCTCTCTTCATTCTCGCGTGCGTTGTGCTCGCGCCGGGGGCTGACACCGTGAGGTCGCGCTCGTGAGTGCAGAGCGGACGGCAGAGCTCCGGGCTTTCAACGCGACGCTTGTCGCGGTATTCGGTCTGATGCTGCAAGCCGGCGGCACCCTCGTCCTGGCTGTAGCCAGGGAGCCCGTCATGGGTGGGACCGGCTTAGCGCTGCTGTCGATGGGCAATTCCATGGTTTGGCCGAGCTTGAATGGGTCAGTCACCTACCAGGTTCCGGCGGAGCGGCGATCCCGCGCCTTCGCTGTGCGCTTCGGGCTGATGAATGTCGGCATCGGGGCGGGTTCGTTGATTGCGGCGGCGACGGTCAGTGTCGAGCGACCGGCCAGTTTTCGTTACGTCTACGGGATCGACGGCGTGAGCACTGCGTTGTTCGCAGTGATTCTCCTCGTAGGGGTGCGAGGGACGGTTGGGTGGACAGCGCACGCTCATCGGCCAAACGCACTGGCCGCGCCGTCGTACAGAACGGTCCTGCAAGACAAGCACTTCGTCGGGTACCTCGTGGTCCTGCTGGGCCTGGCGGTGTTTGGAAGTGCGCAGACGGAGGGTCCTTGGGCAGCGTTTGTGGCGTTGGGCCCGGGCGGGACGGCGCAGGTCATAGGGTTCGCGTTCGCGGCGAACACCCTGGCCATCATCGTGTTTCAGCTACCTGTGGAACGGTTGACCCGGTCGGTGCGACGCAGCCGTCTGCTCATCCTGTGCGCCTTGTGCGGCGCCGCCGCATGGGTCTTGACCGGCGTGGCCTCTCTCGCGGGGCTTTCTGCCGCCTGGGCGGCAGTGCTCGTGGTGTCAGCACTCGGCGTCTTCGGAGTGAGCGAGACGTTCCTGAGCCCGGTCATCAAGGCGATGCCCAACGCTCTAGCCTCGGATGGGCTCAGAGGGCGATACAACTCTCTGAACTCAGCGACCTACCCCGTCTCCAAATTCCTCGGCCCCCCATTAGCGGGTGTCCTCCTCGGCAGTGGTGTGCCGGCCTCATGGGTGGTCGTCGTCACTCTCGGGCTCCTCCTCACCGCTGCCGGTGCCGCCCTCCTTGGACGAGGCCTACCGAGTGTGGCCGAGTTCAGCGTGTTCCGAGAGCCGACCGGTTGATGCCTCGTTCATCTCAAGATTTCTGAGGCACCCAACTCGGCGTGCAGCGGCGCGACAGCGACGCCATAGCGGGGATGGAGCGAGTTCCAAGTCAGGCACGGGCAGCGGCGGAAGTCGCGAACGTGTTGACGAGTTCTGTGAGTTCGGTGATCATCTGCCGATGCTGTTGGCCGAGCTGAAGGAGCCGGTCGATCTCTGTCTTCGACGCCACGTTGGTATCGAAGTCGTGCTGTGCCATTGCTGCGCTGATGGAGTCCTGTCGTTTCGCCGCGATCAGGAGGATCGCACCCTGGAGTCCGCGAGCATGGAGAGGAAGAGGTTCAGCAGGAAGTATGGGTAGGGGTCCCATGACCCGTCTTTCAGCGCGATGGTGTTGACGCCTTGCCCAGACACCCACCAGTGCGATGAAGATGCCGATGAAGGGCCAACTGCCCACCCCGTTCCGCAGCGCGTCGGCAGCGCGCTGCCCTGTCGTGAGACGCGGCTGCGACGCACCATCACCCTCCCGCAACCGGCGATCGACGCCAGGGGCCTGGCCGCTTCCCACTGGAATGAGGGCTCCTCTGCGGATGC
Above is a genomic segment from Subtercola boreus containing:
- a CDS encoding MFS transporter, which gives rise to MSAERTAELRAFNATLVAVFGLMLQAGGTLVLAVAREPVMGGTGLALLSMGNSMVWPSLNGSVTYQVPAERRSRAFAVRFGLMNVGIGAGSLIAAATVSVERPASFRYVYGIDGVSTALFAVILLVGVRGTVGWTAHAHRPNALAAPSYRTVLQDKHFVGYLVVLLGLAVFGSAQTEGPWAAFVALGPGGTAQVIGFAFAANTLAIIVFQLPVERLTRSVRRSRLLILCALCGAAAWVLTGVASLAGLSAAWAAVLVVSALGVFGVSETFLSPVIKAMPNALASDGLRGRYNSLNSATYPVSKFLGPPLAGVLLGSGVPASWVVVVTLGLLLTAAGAALLGRGLPSVAEFSVFREPTG